The Plasmodium knowlesi strain H genome assembly, chromosome: 12 sequence AACCTATTGATACCTTTGCCACACTTATGGAATACAGATGAGCATTCATTAGTTTAAACCACAACACACAgtttgaatttttatttgttttttttttttaatggaccAAAGTAAAATAAGTGCGCGCagagaatttaaaaaaaatataacaaaaaaagtgtaaaaagaaatgtcTAAAAAATAACAGTTTCACTTTTCGGCACTCTCCCCGCTCCTATCCGACGGTGACGCTTTTGAACAGTTACGTCCATGGGTACCTTTCACATTTGTCTACTCATTAAAATGGCTTTCCATTGTTAAGGCGTCCTCACACATTGTAAGCTGAGGGAGCAATTACTGTATTTGCATAACTCGCATCGTCCGCTACGTCTGCAGCGTTTATCCccctttgccttttttctcGCCGATTTTTGTATAACACCTTTAAAAGGAGGCTCTTCGCCAGCGGCACAGCAAGCAAATGCCGAGTTGTACAAACACTGCcgcaaagaggaagaagtcgTTAACTGTAAAAAACGACAAGGAGAATCGCAAAATGCACACACAGCATTCGCCCCTCAGAAAGAACtctccatattttttttttttttccttcgcatagcagaaaaaatatggtGAAATAAATTgctaaaattatttttccaaaatgaaaacaCACAAGGGTCAGGCACGAAGCGGccttttaaaggaaaaaattggcaaaacTGGGAATATGAAAATTTGCGTAACGGAAATGCCATGTAGTGGTGGTTTTGCTTTTTATCCCAACGTGTAATTACGAACAATTAGTCAAGGCATATGTCAAATGTACctatatacatgtgcgtgTATATATCCGCGTAATGCCTTAtatgtattaaaaaaaaaaaaaaaaaaaaaaaaaacgggcaAAAAAGTCTACGAGTCAAAAATTGCCTCCTTTAAAATGCccagcataaaaaaaaaaagaaaaaaagaaaaaaatgcattttcaAGTTAACAATTTTCTACGAGTATGTAATATAAATGCGTATACAAAACATTTTCGAAAATTTGGTTTGTTCTTTATTCCATGTGAATAAAAGCAGTGCTGAGAACTGACATGCAAACAAAATGTGATAAAGTTGTTTGCGTACATTTCGTTCATAACATTATTATATGTATCCATCAGCATAATACTCCTTTAATGTTTTTACATGACATTTTACATAAGGGGGATAACTTTACTCATCTCATCACtagcgtaaaaaaaaaaaagatgatgtaaaaaggaaaaaaaacgttactaagcaaaaatatgtgccattattattatatacatatataatgcgtaaaaattttaaatatccatagatttaatttttcgtaCGTATTTGAACTTTGCCAGTCCAACAGAACATTCAGAAATATGtgattttaattttcatcATCTTGAAGTGAaagtttataaaaatatttcatttttcagatttttcaaattttaaaaactgGGCAGCGGGAAGAAATTTactacattttattttattttttttttttttacacacaaaaataaataaataaataaaagctTTTAATTTAAGAACTGTAAAAAAAGCTAGTAAGTATCGGCTAGCTCTATGTGTTAAACGCCCTTTTCCCTATATTTTTAACAGTTGTACCGGCAGAAAGCAACATTCCCAACGTTTGGAACGCAGCACTTTACGCGTAGCATTACAAAGGTTGAATTTTTCCTAAGGGGGGAAATCTTTTCATGTCAACGAACACTACAGAACAGGCCTGTTCAAGGACGAGCAAAGTACtgcataaaagaaaaagacacCATCAGCGATTAAGATATTTGTTAACGCGCACACGCCCAtagtgtatatacataccaCATACatgtttcccccttttaaccACCTTTCAGGATGGAATTGTGCCTTTATAACTCTAAAAATGGCTACTTGGAAGCCTTGTTGAGAGGATTCCGCAGCAGTTTTTTAACCCCAGAGGAATATAAAAAGCTGACAGAAGTGGACACGCTCGAAGATTTGAAATCCGTTTTAGAAGACACGGATTATGGATCGTTCATGATGGATGAGCCATCACCCATTGCAGTCACAACCATTGCGCAAAaatgtaaggaaaaaatggctcACGAATTCAATTATATAAGAGCACAGGCAGAAGAACCTCTGAGAACATTCCTAGACTATAttgcaaaggagaaaatgattGACAATGTAATAATTTTGATACATGGCACGTTGAATAAGAAGCCAGCAGAGGAATTGCTATCAAGAGTAGACCCTTTAGGATATTTTCCACAAATGAAAGCTATCACCACCATGGATGTACAAAACTCTCATGATGATGTTTTGAAGGTGCTTCTTATAGAAACACCGATAGGAACTTATTTCGACAAGTACATCTCTGCGAACGCATCAAATGAAAAGAACAACGTAACAACTATTCTCAACGAAATGGATATTGAAATTTTAAGGAACACATTGAAGAAGGCATGGCTGGAAGATTTTTACGATTTCATAAGAGAGTTAGGTGGAAAGACAGAGGAAGTTATGGGTCATATACTAAAAAGCGTTGCAGACTTTCGAGTGCTATCAGTTACATTGAATACAATTAATTCTAGTTTAAGTTTGGAGCTGCAAAAAGATAGAAATGATATGTTCCCATGTTTTGGCTACCTATACCCAGAGGGAACAGATAGAATTAGAAAATGCTGGAATAATGAAACCGTTCAGGCCGCCTTAGAAAACTATCCGACTTACTACAACTTGTACGAAGAATGCAAACAGTTTtatatgaaaaatgaaaacatgcAGGATAGTAAAATTGTTGACCATAAAGTAAAGTCTTTGGAAGATTTACTCTATGTGAAACTGGTGAAATTATGTGAAACGGCATTTGATCAACATTGCCATTTTGGGATTTTCTATGCCTGGGTAAAGTTAAAAGAACAAGAAATTAGAAACATTGTTTGGATCTCAGACATGATTCTGATGAATAGGAAAGACTGCATCGATAGTATTATCCCCATATTTGAGCCGCAAATTTAGCATCCTTAAGATGCAGGCGAGGGTAAGGGCAAACGGGGATAAGTTCGAGGAACGcgaatgtatatatgtgggGGGGGTGACAATGGGACAATGCGGCAGCGGAATGCACAGCTGCGCACCCATCGGCGTGGCCGTCAACGCACTGCCTGTGCTATGCGCATCCACACGCATGAACAGGTGATTGCATCCacgaaaatttttgttccaaattttgttcattaatttttttttttttttttaagtagtaATTTAAAACCTCATCATCCTAAGCGCCTTGTGTAACCCCCCACGTTGAAGTCTGTTTCATGCATGAAAATATATGATCCCTTGTGCTTGTGCCCTCTTTTATTCTGATGTGTCTGTGATCCACTTTACTCTACGTTACTTCATACTATATCATATATTATTacaattataattattatctttataattatattatttatttttatttatttttttttttttgttgttgttgttatttttcgatgtatatttttatttatatgttaATGTACGCACGCCGCTTTACCACGCGCACATATGTTACGTAATGCATATCATATgagtaaaaattaaatcggcatatttttttttatttttcctttccaccaatcaacccccctttttttatgtttttcccCGCTTGTAATTTGTCTGAAAATAATTAATCCTGAAAAAAGTTACCCACCGATGTGTTTTCACTTTGAATGTTTAAGAGGATGCATGGAAGTGCCGCAGGACGGATATTGACCTATAGGCAAGTGCATGTGTCCGCGGATAGGCATGCGTCCTAACACACGTAAGGAGACCCATTTCACGATGCGAACATACAGTTTACCCTTGGTAGCTGCAGAAAAACATACCTTAAACACAGCGCCAAATTGGGGTAACAAGCCATAAAGGGGTAAAACGAGCTGTTCAACGGTAACTCATTTGTCATATTTATTacatttgtaaaatttgTTACACTTGTAAAATTTGCTACACTTGTTAAATTTATTACACTTGTTAAATTTATTACATTTGTGCCGTATGTGCGTAAAAGGGGCTTACTTTCAGGGGTGACATTTTTAAGCAGAAATTAAAATTACTGGTAAATTTAGTTTGAAAGATTCTTAAGagatttcaaaaaaaaaaaaaaaaaaggtaaaacatTTTGATATAGACACCCATATATCAAAAACTTTacctcacaaaaaaaaaaagcgggaAATGGATAGGGATTACAAgacggtaaaaaaaaaaaataaaaaaaggtgagAAAAGGAGGGTGCACAATTCGAAATATGGTGATGTGTCTTCACAATAAATTTATGTGCAGATAAGGGAAAACCCGACTGCAACTGCGGAAATAATTATGAAGCACATTAAGAACATCAAACGGCTTCCACCTATGGTGCGGGGGAGGGCTTACATCACATATTTGAATTTAGCACAAGAATAAACcatttctcaaaaaaaaaaattttaaaaattgtatttgcttatttttcaCATGTCAAATAGAGATGATATTTTTGACAAACGGaggtgtgtatttttttaaaaaaaaatactataaaaaataattttaatacaaaaattaaactATAAATgttaaaacataaaaaaatatatatttttgcgaTGTGGACCTTGTCACGCGATAACAATGGTGCCTATGGAAACTGTTGCCCGAATTGCCAGGAGAATCACTTTGCAACTCGGTCAAGTCCTTCCCTTAGATTCATTATTTCATCGTAGAGTTTTGTCattaacttaaaaaaaggcagcCTCACACCTACTCCCCCAAGGTTGCTGATAATCCTCTTAATGTCAGGAGCTAACTCGATACATAACTGGAAGAAAGTTTTGTGGTTCTCTATTTTGTATAGAAAATTGGAAGAAGCAATAGTTTTCaagttttcccttttggtaCTCATATTCAAggcatatttatttttgtcatGGATTTTCAAAGCACTGAGCATCATCAAAATGTATTCCTGTTCGGATAGGGCCTTTTCCATAAATACGAATTTCTGGTGCGTTTTGTGCACATCTTTCACAAGCGCAACTTCGCCGATGTCTTCGCTGCTCATCTGGCTACTCTCCTCTTCACTTTCCTTGGTGCTCTCTTCGtcacttccttccccctcgtCTAGCTTTTCCTGCATGGCCTCCAAATCGCTTTCACTGagattcttcttttccacGTACAGCCTAATTCTATTAACGTAATCTTCTAGCGTAACATCCTTTCCAACTTTCTCCTTCAGGagatttttctcttctttcgtCATGCTGTCGTACTTTTCTAAAAATTGTTCAGGATTATAACCCAAGGTTTCTATAATCTCCAATGATTTCTTCTCgtcattttgtttcttctgcTTTTCCTTAAGCCTCATTTCAGCTACTTCTTCATCAATTTCTTCATATTCATTGTCGGATTCGTCATTTTCAGACTGCACCGCTTTTTCCAATGCTACGACAATATggttgacaatttttttgttaaagaaaatggaGTACTTTACCGCAAGTGCGTGCAtacttcttaatttttcgaCAGTCATGCCGGAAAGGTGTTCGGACACGTCAAAAATGAGGTTATTCAGGAAGAGTAAttccttaaaattttcaacttcctcttttgtttttaaagtCTTCATGATCTTATTAAGTTTTCTGATATTTTCGTTAAATTCTtcaattttatattttatcaattctggatttttttgtttaaattcttctatctttttttctaattcaTGGATCTTATCATCTACGTATCCATCCAAAttgtagaatttttttctttcactttttttgtttttcaagACAATCTTATGGCTCAGTGGTTTCCCCGTTCTACCATTGATAAATTCTGTAATAAATTCATCCTTGCTTAATTTATGTGTGCTGAAACCTATATCTGCCTTGTTTGACCATTTGGAATACCTATTAACGCTACATCCTTTTGGCTTTAGCCCCCGATGGATGGTTTTCAGAATATAGCAAGTGACTGGATATAACTTCCCAATCACTTTGCCAAAATAGCCTCTTCCCATAGTGGAATTATCAAACATAACCCTGGAGGAGGAGCCATTAATGAACAGGTCTATATTTCCGAACTTAATGTACTCCATTAAATGGTCATGTGCACTAAAATAACCATCTACATTATAATTGAAGAGGAAATCTCTCAAAATATCATGGAAGGAATGTTCCTCATAGGAGTAGTTATCTGCTCTTCTTCCACTTGAAATTAGAGGATGATGTCCTATGACGAATATCCAGTCACTACTTTGTGCACTTTCGTATAACGTTTTACTGAGCCAATTAAATTGTTCACGAAAGGAGCGGTAATTTCTTATGATAGGAAATCCCACCATTAGTGACCACGTAtcgataaaaataaaagatgcCCTAAACTTCTCCTGATTAATTATACCTTTATACCCTACATTGTTATAGGTGAAATCATAATTAACACAGTAGTAGTTGTTTGGCATAAAATAACCAGGGATTCTATAGGAGTAGTGTTCCTGAATTTGTTCActtggaaagaagaagtaatctttttctcccaaaatggaataaaaggGAATAGCTTCAAAATCTTCATCCgactcttcttcatcatcaaaTTGGTACAACTTCTTACGATCATTGTCATAAACGCTTAAGTCTTCCTCGTTGGAGGGGGATTCCActacattttctttattttgctcatttgtaccactccttttcttcttctttgttttttttttcatttcttctttcttttcatccttcttttcatccttcttttcatccgtcttttcttcctttcctattTGTCCGCTATTAT is a genomic window containing:
- a CDS encoding ATP synthase (C/AC39) subunit, putative; translation: MELCLYNSKNGYLEALLRGFRSSFLTPEEYKKLTEVDTLEDLKSVLEDTDYGSFMMDEPSPIAVTTIAQKCKEKMAHEFNYIRAQAEEPLRTFLDYIAKEKMIDNVIILIHGTLNKKPAEELLSRVDPLGYFPQMKAITTMDVQNSHDDVLKVLLIETPIGTYFDKYISANASNEKNNVTTILNEMDIEILRNTLKKAWLEDFYDFIRELGGKTEEVMGHILKSVADFRVLSVTLNTINSSLSLELQKDRNDMFPCFGYLYPEGTDRIRKCWNNETVQAALENYPTYYNLYEECKQFYMKNENMQDSKIVDHKVKSLEDLLYVKLVKLCETAFDQHCHFGIFYAWVKLKEQEIRNIVWISDMILMNRKDCIDSIIPIFEPQI
- a CDS encoding serine/threonine protein phosphatase UIS2, putative, which translates into the protein MNITKYLLITLPLILLKYPLLKELSNHGNLFVRNNIRGALLRRIIKEESGTKGEGEKEEDREYEEYLENKGSNEFDKVKYKYMDYVNFTIYKSSKKYKHLLNESLVFLGSQYSTDEKLTFHVKLIDILSLLFVHYKDNLSTFDHVLSSFQDRNKLMNSIENEFFREFIDERDNYIFEVKNMYYKVDAQDEEKERILRKKKTIYEIFLRNWKNDGYRFYSMNNKKKDYIPKKIDHKKKKKNETQYTLQCRSLVSSPQDSDKGKGRNATSSDNGLSIPSGVPKIRVKQNQDSADKMLSHVEEDVDEETLEEIEQGEMGNKNRMEERTCVGQKEEQEEEQEENAEDKSDELYDQDVYEDDANQQALLESYNKQICHASEYNQGKSASMNTYRNGIPGVTYKMRKDFFLNGSSLNVITLINAITSNRDNATVTELHEALKKLGIKTFDHLVRYTNIIGIFFSYDIFDELYLQIKLVKEYFGLIQKKKNDFDIVEKVKKIKLKKRKAYGEYKMSDDEMFVPPNCLSAYCMLKSVWMRNRNVTMKIERTSSNSMNFMMLGDIGQGFEEEKDFDEQNMLNLIGFNELKSTVQAMKDWHFANNADFVINLGDNVPNDGTINYMENFQWHNLMKELFVFKKRSEQEISSMFGDNKLTKQSIKDFYNEKVKEMQDNYNSGQIGKEEKTDEKKDEKKDEKKEEMKKKTKKKKRSGTNEQNKENVVESPSNEEDLSVYDNDRKKLYQFDDEEESDEDFEAIPFYSILGEKDYFFFPSEQIQEHYSYRIPGYFMPNNYYCVNYDFTYNNVGYKGIINQEKFRASFIFIDTWSLMVGFPIIRNYRSFREQFNWLSKTLYESAQSSDWIFVIGHHPLISSGRRADNYSYEEHSFHDILRDFLFNYNVDGYFSAHDHLMEYIKFGNIDLFINGSSSRVMFDNSTMGRGYFGKVIGKLYPVTCYILKTIHRGLKPKGCSVNRYSKWSNKADIGFSTHKLSKDEFITEFINGRTGKPLSHKIVLKNKKSERKKFYNLDGYVDDKIHELEKKIEEFKQKNPELIKYKIEEFNENIRKLNKIMKTLKTKEEVENFKELLFLNNLIFDVSEHLSGMTVEKLRSMHALAVKYSIFFNKKIVNHIVVALEKAVQSENDESDNEYEEIDEEVAEMRLKEKQKKQNDEKKSLEIIETLGYNPEQFLEKYDSMTKEEKNLLKEKVGKDVTLEDYVNRIRLYVEKKNLSESDLEAMQEKLDEGEGSDEESTKESEEESSQMSSEDIGEVALVKDVHKTHQKFVFMEKALSEQEYILMMLSALKIHDKNKYALNMSTKRENLKTIASSNFLYKIENHKTFFQLCIELAPDIKRIISNLGGVGVRLPFFKLMTKLYDEIMNLREGLDRVAK